From a single Brassica napus cultivar Da-Ae chromosome C9, Da-Ae, whole genome shotgun sequence genomic region:
- the LOC106408898 gene encoding uncharacterized protein LOC106408898, which yields MSAAAWTFTLTEFNQKFIEIQKINPQCVAYLVDIGFEHWTRAHFKGSRYNLMDSNIAESWNGVIKEAREYPLITMFEYIRTTVMGWLALRRAKANREQGTLTPNVRKLVEENYEFSTGQCGRVLHRFIRTWHMEYDEMGIPCIHALAAATRIGFPSDALVAPPYYVITWRQGFAGKIYPVPSLGGVEIGVGTPNDLLPPAVRRPPGRPRKVRILSRGEYKKGGNSSSRKCKRCCRSGHNKASFRNPI from the exons ATGTCCGCTGCTGCATGGACATTCACGCTGACCGAGTTTAATCAGAAATTTATTGAGATCCAGAAAATAAACCCTCAATGCGTTGCATATTTGGTTGACATAG GGTTTGAACACTGGACTAGAGCTCATTTCAAAGGAAGCCGGTACAACCTGATGGACTCGAACATTGCCGAATCTTGGAATGGTGTCATTAAGGAAGCAAGAGAATATCCCCTTATCACTATGTTTGAATACATACGCACAACCGTTATGGGCTGGCTAGCATTGCGTAGAGCAAAAGCAAACCGAGAGCAAGGAACCCTCACACCAAATGTCAGAAAACTGGTTGAAGAGAACTACGAATTCTCAACAG GACAATGCGGGAGAGTGCTTCACCGTTTTATTAGGACCTGGCATATGGAATACGACGAGATGGGCATTCCATGTATTCATGCTCTAGCTGCTGCTACAAGGATTGGCTTCCCTTCTGATGCGTTGGTTGCGCCACCATACTATGTGATAACTTGGAGACAAGGATTTGCTGGAAAAATTTACCCGGTCCCATCACTCGGAGGGGTAGAAATAGGGGTTGGTACTCCAAACGACCTTCTCCCACCAGCGGTGCGCCGCCCACCTGGCCGTCCAAGGAAAGTTCGCATCCTCTCCCGCGGAGAGTATAAG AAAGGAGGGAACTCATCCTCTAGGAAATGCAAACGTTGTTGCCGTTCAGGTCACAACAAGGCGTCCTTCCGGAACCCTATATAA